A single genomic interval of Prunus dulcis chromosome 5, ALMONDv2, whole genome shotgun sequence harbors:
- the LOC117626977 gene encoding putative disease resistance protein RGA4, whose translation MESFSFNVVEKVLERLASHAHHEIRLALDVKDDLIKLKETLSTIAKVVLDAEEKQRKNPLLADWLGKLKDVCYDMDDVLDKFEFRKLRMQVLNSRSNVKGKVRNFFSRPNYFMLSYKIGQRIKDIRERLGEIAAAKAQFNLYERAADWQGMHIERETHSFVHAPDVIGRDKDKEEMIMHLLNDNRTGHGEENVSVISINGLGGLGKTTLAKLVYNDNRVVGNFELRIWVCVSDDFDNKRLLREIVTAATSQKCVDESIEQMQIKLRHALTCKKLLLVLDDVWDKGPMGITMKKWIDLKSLLNVVANGSKIIVTTRNESVALLMGHAHMHLLKGLPHSDCMTIFIKVAFTKREQGDYPKLIKIGEDIVRKCGGVPLALYTLGGLLYSNKDERYWSHVRDSDIWKLEQGSDDILPALKLSYDALPIYLKPCFAFCSLYPKDYVFRSAELIPLLMAEGFIQSSKGNGNQELEDIGLDYIRQLCSRYFFQIEEDDFLFLRFRMHDLVHDLAISMARVEYSSLNFRPSDSSKMVRHVSISQKDLSKENEENPKFLLRLEKLRTILIPDLDSEYVPIKVGINSQSFLKKCISRINYLRVLDLSNLTLKVLPCSIGNLSHLRYLDVSYNQHINKLPDSICKLHHLQSLLLINCGKLKELPKDMGNLISLRYLALTIKKTHLPEASGRLTSLRTLCVSACKNLKSLGKEMRSLTNLRMLVIVSCQNLESFSSCNMTTLETLVIYSCPKLNLMGSEEGIRGLQSFWIVGSNLTALPHWLQESANTLKTLKLGFCTYLQSLPEWFQNFTSLQKLKITYCSHLFALPEGMDRLTALRELEISNCPLVRRCGYEGEDWSKIAHVPKIILNGHRRLIRSHG comes from the exons ATGGagtcattttccttcaacGTTGTTGAGAAAGTGTTGGAAAGGCTTGCTTCCCATGCTCACCACGAAATTCGTTTGGCTTTGGATGTCAAGGATGATCTAATCAAGCTCAAGGAAACCTTATCAACCATCGCAAAAGTGGTCCTAGATGCAGAggaaaaacagaggaagaatCCCCTGCTTGCTGACTGGTTAGGGAAGCTAAAAGATGTTTGCTATGATATGGATGATGTTCTCGACAAATTCGAATTCCGAAAATTGAGGATGCAAGTGCTCAACTCTCGGAGTAATGTCAAAGGAAAGGTACGCAACTTCTTTTCGCGTCCAAATTACTTTATGTTAAGCTACAAAATTGGTCAGAGAATCAAAGATATTAGAGAAAGATTGGGTGAAATTGCAGCTGCAAAAGCTCAGTTCAATCTGTATGAACGAGCTGCAGATTGGCAAGGGATGCACATAGAGAGGGAGACCCACTCTTTTGTGCATGCCCCGGATGTGATTGGAAGAGATAAAGATAAAGAAGAGATGATCATGCATCTTCTTAATGACAATCGCACTGGTCATGGGGAGGAGAATGTTTCTGTTATTTCCATTAATGGGTTAGGAGGTCTGGGAAAGACAACACTTGCTAAACTGGTGTATAATGATAACAGAGTAGTAGGGAACTTTGAGTTGAGAATATGGGTGTGCGTCTCAGATGATTTCGACAATAAAAGATTGCTTCGAGAAATTGTTACTGCTGCAACAAGCCAAAAATGTGTGGATGAAAGCATTGAACAGATGCAAATTAAGCTGCGGCATGCTTTGACATGCAAGAAACTTCTGTTAGTGTTGGATGATGTTTGGGACAAGGGGCCAATGGGAATCACAATGAAAAAATGGATTGATTTGAAGTCTTTGTTAAATGTTGTAGCCAATGGCAGTAAAATCATTGTAACAACACGCAATGAATCGGTTGCATTGCTTATGGGGCATGCACACATGCATCTACTGAAGGGCCTTCCCCACTCAGATTGCATGACTATATTCATAAAAGTGGCATTTACAAAAAGAGAACAGGGAGACTATCCCAAGTTAATAAAAATTGGGGAAGATATTGTGAGGAAGTGTGGAGGGGTTCCTCTTGCCTTGTACACCCTAGGGGGCCTGCTCTATTCGAACAAGGATGAGCGATACTGGTCACATGTTAGAGACAGTGACATATGGAAATTGGAACAGGGAAGCGACGACATTTTACCTGCGCTTAAGTTAAGCTACGATGCATTGCCGATCTACTTGAAACCTTGTTTTGCCTTTTGTTCACTTTATCCAAAGGACTATGTATTTAGAAGCGCAGAATTGATCCCGTTGTTGATGGCTGAAGGCTTCATTCAATCCTCCAAAGGCAACGGGAACCAAGAGCTTGAAGATATTGGTCTGGACTACATAAGGCAACTATGTTCTAGGTATTTCTTTCAGATTGAGGAAGatgatttcctttttctacGGTTTAGAATGCATGACCTTGTTCATGATTTAGCAATCTCAATGGCAAGGGTAGAGTATTCGTCTCTAAATTTTCGTCCCTCTGATTCGTCTAAGATGGTTCGGCATGTGTCAATATCTCAGAAGGACTTGTCcaaggaaaatgaagaaaacccCAAATTCTTACTTCGTCTGGAGAAATTGAGAACGATTCTAATTCCAGATTTGGACAGTGAATATGTTCCTATAAAAGTTGGGATCAACAGTCAAtcttttttaaagaaatgCATCTCAAGAATCAACTACCTACGAGTGCTAGATCTTAGTAACTTGACTCTTAAGGTGCTGCCATGTTCCATCGGTAACTTGAGTCACTTGAGGTATCTCGATGTGTCATATAATCAGCATATAAATAAGCTTCCTGATTCCATTTGCAAGCTGCATCATTTACAATCCTTGCTACTTATAAACTGTGGAAAACTCAAGGAGTTGCCTAAAGACATGGGAAATCTGATTAGCCTTAGGTATTTGGCCTTAACCATAAAGAAGACGCATTTGCCAGAAGCAAGTGGTCGTCTCACCTCTCTTCGAACTTTATGCGTCAGTGCATGCAAAAATCTTAAATCTTTGGGCAAAGAGATGCGATCCCTCACTAACCTTCGAATGCTAGTCATTGTGAGCTGTCAAAACTTGGAATCCTTCTCATCTTGTAACATGACCACATTGGAAACTTTAGTCATCTATAGTTGCCCAAAGCTAAATCTGATGGGGTCAGAAGAAGGCATTCGAGGTCTTCAATCGTTTTGGATTGTAGGTTCGAATTTGACAGCCTTGCCTCATTGGTTGCAAGAGTCTGCAAACACACTAAAAACATTAAAGTTGGGATTTTGTACCTATCTACAGTCACTTCCGGAATGGTTTCAAAACTTTACTTCGCTTCAAAAACTAAAGATTACATATTGTTCCCATTTGTTTGCTTTGCCCGAGGGCATGGATCGCCTTACTGCATTGAGAGAGTTGGAGATTAGCAATTGTCCTTTAGTTAGGAGATGCGGGTATGAAGGTGAGGATTGGTCCAAGATCGCTCATGTCCCAAAGATCATACTCAATGGTCATCGACGGCTAATTAG ATCTCATGGATAG
- the LOC117628231 gene encoding disease resistance response protein 206-like: MAARKTSVLLFFFMFLALSSAFPRNKNKYKPCKHLVLFFHDIIYNGKNAANATAAIVAAPQGANLTILAPQFHFGNIAVFDDPITLDNNLHSKPVGRAQGMYIYDTKNTFTSWLGFSFALNSTDYQGSINFIGVDPILIKTRDISVVGGTGDFFMHRGIATINTDAYEGDVYFRLKVDIKFYECW; this comes from the coding sequence ATGGCAGCAAGAAAAACCTctgttcttcttttcttcttcatgttCCTTGCTTTATCTTCAGCCTTcccaagaaataaaaacaagtacAAGCCATGCAAGCACTTGGTGCTATTCTTCCATGACATTATTTACAATGGTAAAAATGCTGCCAATGCTACAGCAGCAATTGTAGCAGCTCCTCAAGGAGCCAATCTAACCATCTTGGCACCCCAATTTCATTTCGGAAACATAGCGGTTTTCGACGATCCCATCACCCTTGACAACAATCTGCACTCCAAGCCTGTTGGCAGGGCTCAAGGGATGTACATTTATGATACAAAGAACACATTCACTTCTTGGCTTGGCTTCTCATTTGCTCTGAACAGCACAGACTACCAAGGCAGCATAAATTTCATTGGGGTCGATCCCATTTTGATTAAAACTAGGGACATATCTGTGGTAGGTGGCACCGGAGACTTTTTCATGCACCGGGGAATCGCAACCATCAACACCGACGCATATGAAGGTGATGTCTACTTCAGGCTCAAGGTGGATATCAAGTTTTATGAGTGTTGGTAA
- the LOC117628626 gene encoding dirigent protein 5-like, producing MTTFSQKSSFIIWALIISPSVSATRASKFQAEKPCKRMVLYYHDKLFDGTEKDKANATSVTAANASKLSDTNFGMLVVFNDPITIDDKFHSPPVARAQGFYFYDRKDTYTAWFAYTLVFNSSEHKGTLNIMGADLMTEKTRDLSVVGGTGDFFMARGIATFQTDTFQGSYYFRLKMDIKLYECY from the coding sequence ATGACaactttttcacaaaaaagtAGCTTCATTATTTGGGCCCTCATTATTTCCCCATCTGTTTCGGCAACCAGAGCGTCAAAATTCCAAGCAGAGAAGCCATGTAAGAGGATGGTGCTGTATTACCACGACAAGCTGTTCGACGGCACGGAGAAGGACAAGGCTAATGCGACGTCTGTAACCGCGGCAAATGCAAGCAAGCTCAGCGACACTAATTTTGGCATGCTTGTTGTTTTTAATGACCCCATTACCATCGACGACAAGTTTCATTCTCCACCCGTGGCAAGAGCTCAAGGCTTCTATTTCTACGACAGGAAAGACACCTACACGGCTTGGTTTGCGTACACTTTGGTGTTCAACTCAAGTGAGCACAAGGGCACGTTGAATATTATGGGCGCCGATTTGATGACGGAAAAAACTAGGGATCTTTCGGTTGTTGGAGGGACCGGAGACTTCTTCATGGCTAGAGGAATTGCCACATTTCAGACTGATACTTTCCAGGGTTCATATTATTTTCGTCTGAAGATGGACATCAAGTTGTATGAATGTTATTAG
- the LOC117627289 gene encoding cation/H(+) antiporter 18: protein MASNATAEHACPPPMKATSNGIFQGDDPLHFALPLAILQICVVVIVTRGLAYVLRPLRQPRVIAEIVGGILLGPSALGRNKSYLQAIFPPKSITVLDTLANLGLLFFLFLAGLEIDPKSIRQTGKKALAIAVVGISLPFALGIGSSFVLRETIAKGVDATAFLVFMGVALSITAFPVLARILAELKLLTTDIGRMAMSAAAVNDVAAWILLALAVALSGSNQSPLVSLWVFLSGCVFVICAILIVPPIFKWMAQRCHEGEPVDEIYVCATLTAVLAAGLITDTIGIHAMFGAFVVGVLVPKEGPFAGALVEKVEDLVSGLFLPLYFVSSGLKTNVATIQGLQSWGLLVLVIFTACFGKIFGTIMVSLFCKLPVREALALGFLMNSKGLVELIVLNIGKDRKVLNDQTFAIMVLMALFTTFMTTPLVIAVYKPAKKAGMAVYKHKTIERKNMNTQLRILACFHSARNIPSIINLLEVSRGTKKREGLCVYAMHLKELSERSSAILMVHKARRNGLPFWNKSQQPNSDNVVVAFEAYQQLSRVSIRPMTEISSISDMHEDICATAESKRAAVVILPFHKHQRLDGTLETTRNDFRLVNQRVLQHAPCSVGILVDRGLGGATHVAASNVSYNITVLFFGGRDDSEALAYGARMAEHPGVSLMVIRFLVEPEVVGEISRINIDENGSTKVGSVDEEVLAEFKQKISKDNSITYEEKTVRNNAQTIAVIREVGRCNLFLVGRTPGGEVALALNRRSECPELGPLGSLLISPDFSISASVLVVQQYNGQVSLNLASEIEEDSPERDTESI from the exons ATGGCTTCCAATGCCACAGCAGAACATGCATGTCCACCTCCAATGAAGGCTACATCGAACGGTATATTTCAGGGTGACGATCCTCTTCATTTTGCACTCCCTCTTGCTATTTTGCAGATATGTGTTGTTGTTATCGTCACTCGCGGCCTTGCCTACGTTCTGAGGCCATTAAGACAGCCACGAGTCATTGCTGAGATTGTT GGAGGAATACTGCTTGGGCCATCAGCTCTGGGACGGAACAAAAGTTATCTCCAGGCAATATTTCCACCGAAGAGTATCACAGTTTTGGACACCTTAGCAAACCTTGGTCTCCTATTCTTTCTATTCCTTGCAGGACTAGAGATAGATCCTAAATCCATCCGCCAGACTGGGAAAAAAGCCCTTGCTATTGCCGTTGTAGGAATAAGCCTCCCATTTGCATTAGGAATCGGTTCATCATTTGTCCTCCGAGAAACCATAGCCAAAGGGGTAGATGCTACCGCATTTCTTGTATTCATGGGTGTGGCCCTTTCAATCACTGCTTTCCCTGTCTTAGCTCGTATTCTGGCTGAGCTGAAACTATTGACCACTGACATTGGAAGAATGGCTATGTCGGCTGCAGCAGTTAATGATGTGGCCGCCTGGATTCTACTCGCTCTTGCTGTTGCCCTATCTGGGAGTAACCAATCTCCTCTTGTTTCATTATGGGTATTCTTGTCTGGGTGTGTGTTTGTTATTTGTGCAATTCTCATTGTTCCCCCAATATTTAAATGGATGGCTCAACGATGTCACGAAGGTGAACCTGTTGACGAGATCTACGTATGTGCTACACTAACTGCTGTTCTGGCTGCTGGGTTAATTACTGATACAATTGGAATTCATGCCATGTTTGGTGCTTTTGTGGTTGGAGTTCTTGTTCCAAAGGAGGGGCCATTTGCAGGTGCTCTCGTGGAAAAAGTAGAAGATCTTGTATCTGGTCTCTTTCTACCATTGTACTTTGTGTCAAGCGGACTGAAGACTAATGTGGCCACAATTCAGGGGCTTCAGTCATGGGGTCTTTTGGTTTTGGTCATATTTACTGCCTGCTTTGGGAAGATTTTTGGGACTATTATGGTGTCTCTTTTCTGCAAACTGCCTGTCCGCGAGGCTTTAGCTTTGGGGTTCCTAATGAACAGTAAAGGATTGGTGGAACTCATTGTCCTCAACATTGGTAAAGATAGAAAG GTCTTGAATGACCAGACTTTTGCAATTATGGTTCTAATGGCTCTCTTTACTACTTTTATGACTACGCCCCTTGTCATTGCCGTGTATAAGCCAGCGAAAAAGGCTGGAATGGCTGTTTACAAGCATAAGACaattgaaaggaaaaatatgaacaCCCAACTAAGGATCTTGGCCTGTTTTCATAGTGCGAGAAACATTCCATCAATTATAAATCTGCTTGAGGTTTCACGAGGTACAAAGAAGCGTGAAGGCCTTTGTGTCTATGCAATGCATCTGAAGGAGCTCTCTGAGAGGTCATCAGCTATATTAATGGTACACAAGGCGAGAAGAAATGGATTACCCTTCTGGAATAAGAGCCAGCAACCAAATTCAGACAACGTTGTTGTGGCATTTGAGGCATACCAACAACTGAGCCGAGTGTCCATCAGGCCAATGACTGAAATCTCTTCAATATCTGATATGCACGAGGACATTTGTGCCACTGCTGAGAGCAAAAGAGCTGCAGTCGTAATTCTTCCATTCCATAAGCACCAGAGACTTGATGGTACATTAGAGACTACACGAAATGACTTTCGCTTGGTTAACCAGAGGGTTCTTCAGCATGCACCTTGCTCAGTGGGAATTCTGGTTGATCGTGGGCTTGGTGGAGCAACTCATGTAGCTGCAAGTAATGTTTCTTATAACATCACAGTTCTCTTCTTTGGGGGTCGTGATGACAGTGAAGCCCTTGCTTATGGTGCTCGTATGGCTGAGCACCCTGGTGTAAGTTTAATGGTCATTCGGTTCTTAGTGGAACCTGAGGTGGTGGGGGAGATTTCAAGAATTAATATTGATGAAAATGGTAGCACCAAAGTGGGGTCAGTGGATGAGGAAGTCCTTGCTGAGTTTAAGCAGAAAATTTCCAAAGATAACTCAATAACGTACGAAGAGAAGACAGTCAGAAACAATGCACAAACCATCGCTGTGATTCGTGAGGTAGGCCGCTGCAATCTGTTTCTTGTGGGGCGAACACCTGGTGGTGAAGTAGCCTTAGCTTTAAATAGGAGGAGTGAGTGCCCAGAACTCGGTCCTCTTGGGAGCTTGTTAATCTCGCCAGATTTCTCTATATCGGCATCAGTCTTGGTAGTGCAGCAGTACAATGGCCAGGTATCATTGAACTTGGCCTCTGAAATCGAGGAAGACTCACCTGAAAGAGACACAGAATCGATATAA
- the LOC117629021 gene encoding uncharacterized mitochondrial protein AtMg00810-like, translating into MVFGSFFSVSKLGWLQASHTIFLLLYADDIVVTGSDSTHLQQFISFLGGHFNIKDLGPLSYFLGLQVLHKDGTLHINQLKYAHDLLKKANLLNSKPVSTPLAAKVLLFVSDGALISNPTEYRLLVGSLQYLTLTRPDISFVVNTVAQFMSAPRTSHLVAAKRILRYIKGTIDLGLTFTPQTASTRLSAYSDADWAGCPDSRRSTTGYVITLGTNLISWCSKKQPTISRYSTK; encoded by the exons ATGGTCTTTGGTTCCTTCTTCTCCGTCTCAAAACTTGGTTGGCTGCAA GCGTCCCATACCATATTTCTCCTTCTATATGCCGACGACATCGTGGTAACTGGCAGTGATTCCACTCACCTCCAACAATTCATCTCCTTTTTAGGTGGCCACTTTAACATCAAAGATCTTGGTCCACTCAGCTATTTCTTGGGTTTACAGGTTCTTCATAAGGATGGCACTCTCCACATCAATCAACTCAAATATGCACATGATCTTTTAAAGAAAGCCAATCTTCTCAACTCCAAACCCGTATCTACTCCATTGGCTGCCAAGGTTCTCCTCTTTGTCTCTGATGGTGCTCTTATCTCCAACCCAACCGAGTATCGCCTGCTTGTTGGCAGTTTACAATATCTCACTCTTACTCGCCCTGACATATCTTTTGTCGTCAACACTGTTGCTCAGTTCATGAGTGCTCCTCGCACCTCTCACCTTGTTGCCGCCAAACGGATACTTAGGTACATCAAGGGCACTATTGATCTAGGCCTCACCTTCACTCCTCAAACTGCCTCTACTCGCCTCTCTGCCTACTCTGATGCGGATTGGGCTGGGTGCCCCGATTCTCGTCGGTCCACCACTGGATATGTGATTACCCTTGGAACTAATCTCATCTCATGGTGTTCCAAGAAACAGCCTACAATCTCGCGCTATAGTACAAAGTGA
- the LOC117627290 gene encoding cation/H(+) antiporter 18-like — MATNATVASACPAPMKATSNGVFQGDNPLDFALPLAILQICLVVALTRILAYLLRPLRQPRVIAEIVGGILLGPSALGHSKNYLDTIFPKRSLTVLDTLANLGLLFFLFLVGLELDPKSIRRTGKKALCIAAAGITLPFVLGIGTSFALRATISKGVDGPPFLVFMGVALSITAFPVLARILAELKLLTTDVGRMAMSAAAVNDVAAWVLLALAISLSGTGRSPLVSLWVFLCGCGFVLGCVFFVRPIFKWMAQRCPEGEPVEELYVCATLVAVLAAGFVTDTIGIHALFGAFVLGILVPKEGPFAGALVEKVEDLVSGLFLPLYFVSSGLKTDVATIRGAQSWGLLVLVILTACFGKIIGTIGVSLLCRMPFQEAMALGFLMNTKGLVELIVLNIGKDRKVLNDQTFAIMVLMAIFTTFITTPIVMAVYKPAKRKSNSNYKYRTIERKDPSTQLRILTCFHGTRNLPTMINLIEASRGTEKRERLCVYAMHLMELNERSSAIVMVHKARRNGLPFWNKGSDNNKVVVAFETFEQLSRVAIRPMTAISSISSMHEDICASAERERAAMIIIPFHKHQRLDGALETTRTEYRGVNRRVLENAPCSVGIMVDRGLGGTTHISASNVSLTVVVLFFGGSDDREALAYGMRMAEHPGNNLTVVHFLASPELEKEIVRVDINDDSNTSAGPGNEKLIVELKQKISNDGSIKYEERTVRNVAETTDSIREFNRCNLFLVGRQPEGQVAAALNVNLKVKSDCPELGPVGSLLTSPDFTTAASVLVVQQYHGLAVLPGPVSSSKAVVLPEEESETS, encoded by the exons GGAGGAATATTACTTGGCCCCTCAGCTCTTGGTCACAGCAAAAATTACCTGGATacaatttttccaaaaagaaGTCTCACGGTGTTAGATACTTTAGCCAATCTTggtcttctcttctttcttttcctggTAGGCTTGGAGTTAGATCCTAAGTCCATCCGCCGGACTGGAAAGAAGGCTCTATGCATAGCTGCTGCAGGAATTACTCTACCTTTTGTATTAGGAATTGGTACATCATTTGCCCTCCGAGCAACTATATCTAAAGGTGTAGATGGACCCccatttcttgttttcatgGGAGTGGCTCTTTCTATAACTGCCTTCCCTGTTTTGGCGCGTATTCTGGCTGAGCTGAAGCTTTTAACCACTGATGTTGGTCGAATGGCCATGTCAGCAGCAGCAGTCAATGATGTGGCTGCATGGGTTCTTCTTGCTCTTGCCATTTCCCTCTCTGGCACTGGCCGTTCTCCCCTGGTTTCACTATGGGTTTTCTTGTGTGGGTGTGGTTTTGTTCTCGGTTGTGTATTTTTTGTTCGACCTATCTTTAAATGGATGGCACAGCGCTGTCCTGAGGGCGAACCAGTAGAAGAATTGTATGTGTGTGCTACTTTAGTTGCAGTTTTGGCAGCTGGGTTTGTCACTGATACTATTGGAATTCATGCTCTATTTGGTGCATTTGTGCTTGGAATTCTTGTTCCAAAAGAAGGGCCATTTGCCGGCGCTCTGGTTGAAAAAGTTGAGGATCTTGTATCTGGTCTATTCCTCCCATTATACTTTGTCTCAAGTGGATTGAAGACCGATGTAGCTACAATTCGTGGAGCTCAGTCATGGGGCCTCCTAGTCTTGGTCATTTTAACAGCCTGTTTTGGGAAGATCATTGGGACTATAGGTGTTTCCCTCCTCTGCAGAATGCCCTTTCAAGAGGCTATGGCTCTGGGATTTCTCATGAATACAAAAGGGTTGGTGGAGCTCATTGTCCTTAACATTGGCAAAGACAGAAAG GTTTTGAATGATCAAACATTTGCTATCATGGTTCTCATGGCTATCTTCACAACCTTCATTACAACACCTATAGTAATGGCAGTATACAAGCCAGCTAAAAGAAAGAGCAATTCAAATTACAAGTACAGAACTATTGAAAGGAAAGACCCAAGTACTCAGCTCCGAATTTTGACCTGTTTCCACGGTACAAGGAACCTGCCCACAATGATTAATCTCATTGAGGCTTCTCGTGGGACTGAAAAGAGGGAACGGCTTTGTGTGTATGCAATGCATCTTATGGAGCTTAACGAGAGATCTTCTGCAATTGTGATGGTTCACAAAGCGAGAAGAAATGGGCTACCCTTTTGGAATAAGGGGTCAGATAACAATAAAGTTGTTGTGGCTTTTGAAACCTTTGAGCAGTTGAGTCGAGTGGCTATCCGCCCAATGACAGCAATCTCTTCTATCTCTAGCATGCATGAAGACATCTGTGCAAGTGCTGAAAGGGAAAGGGCAGCAATGATTATCATCCCATTCCACAAGCACCAGAGGTTGGATGGGGCATTGGAGACAACTCGAACTGAATACAGAGGGGTCAACCGGAGGGTTCTTGAGAATGCACCATGCTCAGTTGGGATCATGGTTGACCGTGGTCTTGGTGGAACCACTCATATATCTGCCAGCAATGTTTCTTTAACCGTGGTTGTCCTATTCTTTGGGGGTAGTGATGATCGCGAGGCCCTTGCTTACGGTATGCGAATGGCTGAACACCCGGGTAACAATTTAACTGTTGTTCACTTCTTAGCAAGTCCTGAACTTGAGAAGGAGATTGTCAGAGTAGATATAAACGATGACTCTAACACTTCAGCCGGGCCAGGGAATGAGAAGCTCATTGTTGAACTGAAGCAGAAGATTTCAAATGATGGCTCAATCAAATATGAGGAGAGAACAGTGAGAAATGTTGCAGAAACTACTGATTCGATTCGCGAGTTCAATCGTTGTAATCTGTTTTTGGTTGGCCGACAGCCTGAGGGTCAAGTAGCTGCTGCTTTGAATGTGAATTTGAAGGTGAAGAGTGACTGTCCTGAACTGGGGCCTGTAGGTAGCTTGCTGACCTCTCCAGATTTCACAACTGCAGCATCAGTCTTGGTAGTGCAGCAGTATCATGGCCTGGCAGTGCTTCCGGGCCCAGTTTCTTCGTCAAAGGCGGTTGTGTTGCCTGAGGAAGAATCAGAAACCAGCTGA